From Bradyrhizobium sp. AZCC 1610:
GCATGACTCTCATTCCTCTGTATGAACTGAATAATTTGGATCGTCGGCAAGTGCCCGGCATCGCCCGGATCTCCCAGATCGACTCGCAAAGCGTCGCGCGCCGACAACAGGTCGGCGTTGCGGACGTTGAGCAGTTCAAGCGTAGAGCAGTTCGAGGCGAGACCAGGCACCATCGTGCCGGCAACGAATAATTGTTCCGTCAATTTGGCGAGATTATGGGTGACGGCGTGGTGACATTGCGACGGCCGCTGGCGTTCTCCTGCGTCGCGATATTGCGAATGAAGCCTCGGTCGATCTTGATCTTGTCCAACGACAATTGATGGACATAGCTCAGGCTGGACTGCCCCGATCCGAAGTCGTCCAGCAGCGCCACCGCTTTACGCGGCTGAGGTATCGATCGAACGGCGGATCACCCGCCGCACCTCCGCATTGGACAGGAATAAATCATGATTGATGACGCCCCAGCCTGCGTCGGACGCATCGATGACGCGTACCCCGAGCCGCTCGATGGCGGCCTTTTCGGCGGCGCCGACCCGTGTCATCCCGCCGGCCAATCGTCCCGACAGCGCCAACGCGCGGTCGTTCGTCGCAGTGACGACGGTGATCTTGCGGCCGAGTGGACCGATGCGAATAACAGCCGACGAGAATACGTCCATGTCGATGTCAGGTGAGGCAAACACCACCGCCCCGATCTTGTCTGCAACAGCGTCGCCATGTCGCGCATAGAGCTGGCGCAGGCTTTCGAGCGTCAACATGGTGCCCATGCTGTGTGCGACGATGTGAACGCGGCCGGCGCCGGGAGTCGTGACGACGGATTGGAGCACGCGTTCGAAGCCATCGCGGGACCACATCGCGCTTTCGCGGTCATAGGCATAGTCGAACAGTCCGGCCTTGGACGGCCAGGAAAAGACCATCGTCTGGCCGCGGAATTTGATGCCATCGGCGAGATGCGCGGTGTCGAGCGCCGCCGTCTCGAAGGTCTGTTTGAAACCGTGCACGTAGATCAGGACGTCGCCTCCGCCCTGCGCGAGAAGATCGCTGACCTCTCCCGAGACCGGCTCGACCCCGTCAAGACGCCAGTCGCCAATACCGGCTGCGGCGAGCGAGAAACGGCTCTCGTCGGGCGGCACCAGTTTCGCCCGGGCGACCGTCATCCTCGTTGCGCGTTCCGGCCCGAACCAGGGTTTCGTCCGCCCGCCGTTCACCGGCTTGCGCGTGGTTGCGACGAGCAATGTCGGTTCGGCGGTAAGCGACGCAGCGTCGTAACGCGCGCCGGTCGCGCCCAGGCTGGCGCATCCACCGAGCGCGAG
This genomic window contains:
- a CDS encoding alpha/beta hydrolase, with product MSSASVLALGGCASLGATGARYDAASLTAEPTLLVATTRKPVNGGRTKPWFGPERATRMTVARAKLVPPDESRFSLAAAGIGDWRLDGVEPVSGEVSDLLAQGGGDVLIYVHGFKQTFETAALDTAHLADGIKFRGQTMVFSWPSKAGLFDYAYDRESAMWSRDGFERVLQSVVTTPGAGRVHIVAHSMGTMLTLESLRQLYARHGDAVADKIGAVVFASPDIDMDVFSSAVIRIGPLGRKITVVTATNDRALALSGRLAGGMTRVGAAEKAAIERLGVRVIDASDAGWGVINHDLFLSNAEVRRVIRRSIDTSAA